TGGCGCATGCAGAAGAATCTGCAAGGTATAAAAAAGAAGCTTTTGATAAAAATAGAGACTATGCAGTTTATTTTTCCAAAAGAGTAACTGAAGCTATTGGGGATGGCTCTTATATTCCTAGCTATCCTGAACTTGTAGATAGCTTAGATTATGAAGTTGAATTAGCAGTAATAATAGGTAAAGATGCCAAAAATATATCTAAAAAAGAGGCTTTTGACTATGTTTTTGGTTATACAATAATGAACGATGTAAGTGCTAGGAATTTGCAAACAAGACATAAGCAGTGGTACTTTGGAAAGAGTCTTGATGGGTTTACTCCAATGGGACCTTGTATTGTCACTAAAGATGAATTTGCAACACCACCAGTACTAAAAATATGTTCAAAGGTTAATGGCGAATTAAGACAAAATAGTTCAACGGACCTTATGATTACTTCTATTGAAGCTGCCATCCACGAATTATCTCAAGGTATGACTTTAAAGGCAGGTACTATTATTGCAATGGGAACACCCGCTGGAGTTGGCATGGGCTTTCAACCTCCACGTTTCTTAAAAGCTGGTGACATAGTTGAATGTGAAATTGAAGGAATTGGACATATAAAAAATATTGTAAAATAAACAATATCCCAATATGATGTAAATAATATTTATATCATATTGGGATATTTTCTATTACTGCTGTTATATATTAGAAAAGAAAATGAGGGTGTTTCATATAACTGAAACGCCCTCACTTTCTTATCCTATTGTGTCCTATGTTAATCCTATTGAAGAATAACCTAATTAAAATTCCAAGTTAAATATGTAAATAAACCATGCACCTCGCTTTGTTATTAGTTCTCCATACGTTACTAATGCAGTTAGCTCAGACCAGATTGATCCACGGCACATGAAAGGGACCACTTATCGCTGCTTCCTTCCAGACCTGACGAGGTTCGCGGGCTTCCATTGCGTGGGACCCAGTCCTCAACACCACTTACAAAAGTCAGACTACAGATTGCTAATACCTAAGCGAGGAATTCAATCCCGCTATAGCGGATTGCAGGTTACAGGGCACCGCTAACTCCCCATCTAGCATGGCAATGGTGGAATGCCGAGGGCTTGAACCTCAAAATCTTCTTAACTTTAAGAAAACTTTCGTCCCCTTTGGACGCCAAACCATATTAATCATTACCTTGATCAAAACATTACACCTACCATTTGTACTAAACATTCTCATTCTCTTAATACAAACTAAATATATAATATTTTTGATACTTGTTAATGATAACATATAAAATTCTTAAATTCAAGGATATTATATAGATAAAATTTATTAATTCCTTACCAAAGCTTACATAATTTTTATTTGATATATTTATTTTCTTAAATTAAGTTGAAATAATTCTTTAAGGCTTATTTAAGTTTATATCTTATTTTTAAAATTTCAAATAATCTACATTATTCTTCAACAAGAATAATATGCTCCCTTTCAACAATTGATAAAGCTTCAAAAATAGCCACTAAATTATTATCATTAACTTCATTTTTATATTTTTCATAATAACTTATAGCATGTTCTTCCTTTTGCTTTGCTAACTTTAAAAGAGCACTATCACTGTTATATTTATCATAACTAACTTTATTTAACTCAGGAACTTTAGTAAATCCCCCCAGCCTTTGATGCACTTTAGAATGAAACGTCTCTATTACTGACAACGCTTCAAACATTTTTTTAATTTCATTATCCTTTGCTTTACTTGCTGCTGTTCTATAAAAGTCACCATTGAAAAGTTCAAGTTTAACAGCATGGTCTAAAATCTGTAAGGTTTTTTCATCAAGCAAATTAGCTTTCACTTCTATGATTTCACTATTTTCACTTAGATACTCCTTGTTCACGCCACAAAATGGACAGTACATAATATTGTCTATAGAATTTTTATTAGCAAAAGCGCCCTCATTAAAATTATAGTTTTTTTCATTTATGTCCATACCACATATTGTACATTTCATTAAATCATTACTCCCCATATCATCTTTTATCATTAAAATATTAAGAACCACAAAAACAATCACCCATAAAAATTAACACCGTGCTTATTATACCACATTCTATGCACAAATTCTTGGTTGCAGAAAAGTTCCGTATTGTGGCATAGCTACTCTTTTCATAGGTGTAAATTCTTAAATTCTTGGCAATTTTATCACTCTCATATATTTATGACAAGGATTATTAACCAAAAAGTTTACATAATGATTTCGCTAACACAACCCCACCTAAACTTAAAGATAGATTAAGAAAAATATTAG
The window above is part of the Clostridium saccharoperbutylacetonicum N1-4(HMT) genome. Proteins encoded here:
- a CDS encoding fumarylacetoacetate hydrolase family protein, which codes for MKFITFKHNNKEQVGILSKDNQNIYPINALGVNYTSMNSLIENITNEEIAELKTKIERNTPDILSINDVSKLAPIPNPKQDIICLGINYMAHAEESARYKKEAFDKNRDYAVYFSKRVTEAIGDGSYIPSYPELVDSLDYEVELAVIIGKDAKNISKKEAFDYVFGYTIMNDVSARNLQTRHKQWYFGKSLDGFTPMGPCIVTKDEFATPPVLKICSKVNGELRQNSSTDLMITSIEAAIHELSQGMTLKAGTIIAMGTPAGVGMGFQPPRFLKAGDIVECEIEGIGHIKNIVK
- a CDS encoding ferritin family protein; translation: MKCTICGMDINEKNYNFNEGAFANKNSIDNIMYCPFCGVNKEYLSENSEIIEVKANLLDEKTLQILDHAVKLELFNGDFYRTAASKAKDNEIKKMFEALSVIETFHSKVHQRLGGFTKVPELNKVSYDKYNSDSALLKLAKQKEEHAISYYEKYKNEVNDNNLVAIFEALSIVEREHIILVEE